TGATGGGGGAGACATCATCCTGGTCGCGGACCCCCAGGTCACGACGCTCCTCGGCTTCCATCGGGCACCGCACCGAAAGTCGGAGCACGGTCAGCCCGGGATGGGTGACAACCGTGCCGGTACCTCCGGCCACGACCTCATTCTCGAGGTTCCCGTGGGCACTGTCGTAAAGTCTCCCGACGGCGAGCAGCTCGCCGACCTGGACTCCCCTGGAATGCGAATGGTCGTCGCGCCGGGTGGCCAGGGTGGACTGGGAAACGCAGCCCTCGCCACCACCAAGCGCAAGGCGCCGGGATTCGCACTGCTCGGCACACCCGGCTTCGAGGGAGACGTTCTCCTCGAACTCAAGACGGTTGCCGACATCGCCCTCGTAGGATTCCCGTCCGCGGGAAAGTCCAGTCTCATCGCGGCGATGAGCGCCGCACGGCCCAAGATCGCCGACTACCCGTTCACGACCCTGCACCCCAACCTCGGTGTCGTCGAATCGGGTGACACTCGCTACACGATTGCTGACGTACCGGGGCTCATCGAGGGCGCAAGCGAGGGCAAGGGTCTCGGCCTCGAGTTCCTCCGTCACGTCGAACGCTGCTCGGCGCTCTTGCACGTTCTCGACTGTGCGACCCTCGAGCCCGGTCGTGACCCCGTGAGTGACCTCGATGTGATTCTCGGCGAACTGGCCGCGTATCCGGTGCCCGAAGGGCAACGACCGCTTCTCGACCGTCCCCAGCTCATCGCCCTCAACAAGGTCGACGTGCCCGAGGCGCGCGACCTCGCCGACATGGTGCGCCCCGACCTCGAAGCTCGCGGGTATACAGTCTTCGAGGTTTCGGCGGCGACGCACTCCGGACTGCGTGAGCTTTCCTACGCCCTCGCGGGGATCGTCGAGTCCGAGCGGCAGGCGCGCGCACTCGCCGAAACGGTCAAGCCCCGTATCGTCATGCGTCCGAAACCCGTCGACGAGAAGGACTTCACCATCCGCGTCGAGGGTGGAACGTACGGCAACACCTTCCGGATTCTCGGCGCCAAGCCCGAACGCTGGGTCGCCCAAACCGACTTCGCCAATGAGGAGGCCGTCGGCTACCTCGCCGACCGTCTCGCCAAACTCGGCACCGACGAGGCGCTTTTCGCCGTGGGGGCGGTGCCCGGGTCGACCGTGATGATCGGCGAAGGTGATTCGATCGTCTTCGATTGGGAGCCAACCCTCACCTCCGCGGCGGAGCTCATCACGAGCCCGCGCGGTACCGACTCGCGGTTCGACGACAGCACACGCCAGACCAACAAGGAACGCCGCCAGAGCTACCAGGAGCGAATGGATGCCAAGGCGGCGGCTCGCGCGGAGCTACAGGCAGAACGCGAAGCCGGAATCTGGACCGACGACGAAGGATTTGCCGTCTCGAAGGAGGACGCGTTCGACGAGGAGGACGGAAAGTGACCGAGGTTCGTGGGCACGCCGACATCGCGACCGCCCGTCGCATCGTGGTGAAGGTGGGCTCATCCTCCGTCAGCGGCCCCAACGTCGGGCAGATCGAGCCGCTCGTGGATGCCCTCGCCAGCGCCCACGCACGCGGGGCCGAAGTGATCCTGGTGTCATCCGGTGCCATCGCTACGGGCATCCCGTATCTCCAGCTCGACGCAAGGCCCACCGATCTCGCGACGCAGCAGGCGGCTGCGGCCGTTGGTCAGAACGTGCTGATCTTCCGTTACCAGGAGAGCCTCGATCGGTACCGCATCGTCGCCGGCCAGATCCTCCTCACCGCGGGTGACATGGAGAACCCGACGCACCGCAGTAACGCACAGCGCGCCATGGAGCGACTGCTCGGCCTACGCATCCTGCCCATCGTCAACGAGAACGACACCGTTGCCACGCAGGAGATCCGCTTCGGCGACAATGACCGGCTGGCAGCCATGGTCTCCGTGCTCGTGAGCGCCGACGTGCTAGTGCTTCTCAGCGACATCGACGCACTGTACTCGCGGCCTCCGGGGGAGCCCGGCGCCGTCCGTATCGACACCGTGCCCTTCGACGATGAACTGTCGGGCGTGACCTTCGGTGATATCGGGGCGGCCGGGGTCGGCACCGGGGGAGCGAGCACCAAAGTTGCGGCCGCGAAGCTCGCTGCTGCCGCAGGCATCCCCACACTTCTCACGTCAACGCAGAGTGTTGCGGATGCTCTCGCCGGCCGCTCACTCGGAACGTGGTTCGAGGCGGCTCCGGTCGTAGACTCGACGCATGACTGAGTCCGCAGTTCTCACTTCGCTCACCGACAAGCTCTCCGCATCGCGCGAGGCTGCCCGAGTTCTCGCCACCGCGACGACGGCGCAGAAGAACGACGCGCTTCGTGCGATCGCCGCCGCGATCGGACAGAACGAGTCACGTATCCTTCCCGCCAACGAGCTTGACCTCGCGAACGGACGCGAGAACGGTCTGAGCTCTGGCCTTCAGGATCGGCTCCGTCTCGACCCCGGTCGACTCGCTGCCCTCAGCAGTGCGGTGCTCGAGATCGTCGCCCTTCCCGATCCGATCGGGGACGTTGTGCGCGGATCGCGTCTCGAGAACGGGTTGCAGCTGACGCAGGTGCGTGTTCCTTTCGGTGTCGTCGGTGCCATCTACGAGGCTCGCCCGAACGTCACCATCGACATCGCGGCACTCGCGCTCAAAAGCGGAAACGCGGTCGTGCTCCGAGGCGGATCGGCAGCCGAGAATACGAACCGAGTGCTCGTTGAGGTCATCCAGTCGGCACTCGTCGAGGTTGGACTGCCGCTCGAGGCCGTGCAGACCATCGACGAGTTCGGTCGCGAAGGTGCAACGCAACTCATGCAGGCCCGCGGGTACGTCGACGTGCTCATCCCTCGCGGAAGCGCACAACTCATCGACACCGTCGTTCGTGAGTCCAAAGTTCCTGTGATCGAGACCGGTGCGGGAGTTGTCCACGTGTTCCTGGATGACTCGGCCGACCTGACGACGGCCGTGGAGATCGTTCACAACGCCAAGGTGCAGCGGCCGAGCGTATGCAACGCGCTCGAGACCTTGCTCGTGAGCGCGGGATCGGCGGAGCGACTGCTCCCTCCCGTCATTGAGCGACTTCGCGACGCTGGCGTGACCATCCACGGTGATGCCCGCACCGCCGCCATCGTGGGTGACGTCGTGCCTGCGACAGACGAGGACTGGTCAACGGAGTACATGTCCCTCGACCTCGCCGTCAAGGTGGTCGACGACCTCGACGACGCTCTCGCGCACATCAACGAGTACTCGACCCACCACACCGAGTCGATCATCACCAACGATGTCGCCCGCGCTGAGCGTTTTCTCGCCGAGGTCGACTCGGCGGTCGTCATGGTCAACGCCTCGACGCGCTTCACCGATGGTGGGGAGTTCGGATTCGGTGCCGAGGTCGGTATCTCCACGCAGAAGCTTCACGCTCGCGGGCCCATGGGTCTCCCGGAATTGACGAGCACCAAGTGGATCGTGCGCGGCAGTGGTCAGGTGCGCGGCTAGAATGACAGCCATGAACTTTCTGGTCACCGTGCTCACCGAGACCGAGGCGCACGAGCTCGCCCCGCTCATCATGCCGCCGCTCGCGTTCGCGGGTATCGCGGTCGCCGTTTTTGCGCTCCTCGGCTTCGTGACCTTCAGCTACCGTGACGTGGCCAACCGTCATGCCGGGCGCACGTCGCGCACCGACGACGCGCACGACGCGGGTCACTAGGCGCCAACCCGGCACATGCCAGCACACGCGCAACGACGCGCACGCATTGGCGTGATGGGTGGAACCTTCGACCCGATCCACAATGGCCACCTCGTCGCCGCAAGCGAGGTGCAACAGCAGTTCGACCTCGACGAGGTCATCTTCGTTCCCACCGGTCGACCGTGGATGAAACCCGAGGTCACGGCGAGCGAGCACCGCTACCTCATGACGGTCATCGCGACTGCAGCGAACCCACGGTTCACTGTCAGCCGTGTAGATATCGAACGCGGTGGCCCCACCTACACGGTCGACACGCTGCGTGACATCCGTCGCGAACGACCCGATGCAGATCTGTTCTTCATTACGGGAGCGGATGCGGTGGCTCAGATCCTCGACTGGAAGGACGTCGACGAGGTCTGGTCGCTCGCCCATTTCATAGCAGTTTCCCGGCCAGGGCACGCCCTGACCATTAGCGGATTACCAGAGCAAGGCGTAAGCTCGTTGGAAGTGCCGGCGTTGGCGATATCCTCAACGGATTGTCGAAGCAGGGTCAGTCGGGGCTTCCCGGTCTGGTATTTGGTACCTGATGGTGTCGTCCAATACATCGCCAAGCACCACTTGTATCGGAGCATCGAATGACCTCATCGCAGGATCCTCAGTTTCCCTCGAGGCGCGCAGCGCGCCTGAACGAGCGCGCCAACACCACCGAGGCGGAGGCGCCCGTCGTCGAGAACCCACAGTGGAATGCTCAGGACGGCGGCCAGTTCGTCTCGCCCGGCGCCACTCCACCGACGGCTGCCGCTCCGGAGGCCTCAACTCCGCCCGCAGTGCCCACGAGCCTGAACCCCGGCCGCCGCGCCGCCCCGTCTGCACCCGACGCCGAGCCTCTCCGTCGGCCACGTGCTACCGCCGCTCCCGATGACTTCCCGGCCACACAGGTAATGCAGAAGGTCGATCAGCCTCAGTATCGCTACGGCGACCACCGGCCTGAGACCACCTCGGCGACACCCACCCCGCCTGCACCTGCTGCGCCGCAGTGGACCGAACCCTACGACGTCAGCGTGTCCGCCGCCCCTGCCGCACCTCAGGCCACTGAGCCTCCTGCCGCCGCTGCGCCACCTGCCGCACCCGAGGCACCGCAGTCCGCAGTTGTTCCGGAGCGCACCATGACTCGTCGGGAGCTGCGGGCGCTGCAGCAGCAGGAGACCGAGCCCCCGGCACTGCAGGAGCCTCCGACGGCCGCACTTCCGCTGTTCTCGGCTCCGCCGCGGACCCCGGAAGAGCTCGCTGCCGCAACCACGGCGTTCCCCGGTCAGCCGGAGCCTGCGGTCGACGCTGAACCTGCACGAGAGCAGCAACCGTCGGCAGCGCCCGCCGTGCCGCCGACACCTGCTCCGGATGCATCGCTTCCCACGGCATGGCCGTTTGCGGCATCCACCGCTCAGCCCGCAGCACCGGTCGAACCTGCGCAGCCGGTGGAACCCGCTCCGTCGGCGTCTGAGACCAGTGCTCCGAGCGCGACTCCTGCCCAGGAAGTCTTCCCCACACAGGCCCCCGAGCCGCTGGCCAACACCGGTTTGACGAACGCGCTCGCTGAGTTCGACCTCCTGACCTCGGGAGAGCCCGTCGCCGAAACCCCGGTCGAGTCCGCTGACGATCTGTCGATCTTCGACATCCCGCTCACACCGGCGACCCCCGGTCAGTTCACGCCGGAGCCTCCCGCCCAGCAGGCCTCGCCGGAGACTCCGCCAGCGTGGACACCCCCGAAGGGCCATTGGTCGACGCAGCTCGACGAGGAGGATGGCGAAGTCCACGAGACCACCATCAACCGCACCGTCGGATCGGGTTCCGTCGCCACGAGTGCTCTCGTGTTGCCGGCCATCCCCGAGAGCACGATCAGTGGGCCGCTTCCCGGCTCGGGAGAGATCATCCTCACCGGGTCGATCACCCTGCCTCAAACCCTCGGTTCGTCCAGCGCGTCGAGCAAGCTCGAGCACTCGGGGATCGATCAGCTCTTCGAAACACACGACGCCGAGGTGGTCTCCACCGAGTCGGCACCCGTGAGTGCTGTCAATGCCATTAGTACCCGTTCGGGTTCCGGCTTGGGCAACGCCCCCAAGCAGCAGAGCACGCGCGCGCTTACCGCGCTCATCATCGCCGCCGCGGTCATGGGTGTTGTGGTGGTCGGCCTGCTCGTGACCGCCCTCGCCCTCAACGTCTTCTAACCAGCACCAGACCCAAAGGACCATGTGACTGCATCCGAAAACGCCCACCGATTGCTCACCGTCGCTGCTGTGGCAGCGGACGCGAAACAGGGCGAGGATCTCGTAGCACTCGACGTTTCAGGGCCTCTGCCGCTTACCGACGTTTTTTTGCTCGTCTCAGGTAAGAACGAACGCAACGTCCAGGCCATCGCGAGCGAGGTGGAAGAGAAACTCATTGCCGTCGGTGCCAAGCCGCTGCGTCGGGAGGGCCGTGCCGAGGGCCGCTGGATTCTCCTCGACTTCGGCGACCTGGTGGTGCACGTCTTCCACGAGGAAGACCGCATGTACTACTCGCTCGAGCGTCTGTGGAAGGACTGCCCCGCGATTCCCCTCAACCTGCCGGTGGCCCCGGCCGTCGACTGACCGGTGTTGCCGCGCTGACGTGGGTCCGCGCGTAGTACGGTTCGGTTGTGGCATCCGGTGATCTTCGGCCCCGACCGGGCAAAGCTGTTCAGCAGTTCTCGTTCGTCGATGCACTCGTCGCGGGTCTTTACGAGGGTGCGTTCGCGGCGTCGGATGTTGCTGAGGCTGGCACCCTCGGTGTCGGCTGTGGCGACGCGCTCGATGGTGAACTCGTGCTCATGGACGGGCGAATGGTGTTGTGCCGAGCCGACGGGGTGGTGCACTCGGTTGGCGACGACGAACGCTTGCCCTTTGCGGAGGTTGTCGCCTTCGAGCCGACGTTCAGCGTCGACGTCTCCGACGTGGGGGAGCGTGCCTTCGAGCGCCTCGTCGAAAGGCTCGTGCCGAGCAACAATCTGTTTTATGCACTCCGAGTGGATGCGGCGTTCTCGACGATGACCGTGCGCGAGGCGGTTCGCCAGGAGGCACCGTTCCGCGGCCTTGCCGAAGCGGTCAAGGACCAGCGCGAGACCACGGCCCGCGACACCGTGGGCACGATGGTCGGGTTCAAGGGCCCGGACGTGTTCCAGGGTTTGAGTGTCGCCGACTTTCACCTCCACTATCTCGACAGCGCCGGCCGGTTCGGCGGCCACGTGCTCGACTTCGAGCTCGTCTCGGGCACGGTCGAGATGGAGGCATACTCGACGTTCACGCTGCACCTGCCCGAGGTTGAGTCCTACCTGGCTGCCGAACTCGACGACATGTCCGCCGACGCGGAAATCCGCTCGGCGGAGGGCTCCTGAGGGATCTGGCACACTTCTCCAATGCCCGAAGCGCAAAACCCGTACGCGAACCCCGTCAGCACCGCAGTTCCGCTGAGTCCGGCCGAAGAGAAGCAGTGGGCGGTCCTCACGCACGTGCTGGGGATCTTTTTCGGCGTGATCTCGGCGGCGGCTTTTTACTTCATCTATCGCGACCGTGGTCCGTTCGTGAAACATCACACCGCGACGGAGTGGAACTTTCAGCTCACGCTGGCCGTAATTCACGGCGTGAGTTTTCTCCTGGCGTTCCCGTTGATTATCGGGGCGACTCTTCCCGGGACCAGCTCTGACACGTTTTTCGTGGCTTGGGCCATCTACATGGTTGTGTACCTCCTGAATTTTGTGCTCCGTATCGTCGCTCTCGTCCTCGGCATTCGGGCTGCAGTTGCCGCGAATCGCGGCAGTTTCTACACGTACCCGTCGTTCCGCTTCGTGAAGGTGGCGTAGCGACGATCCGTCGGCGGTCAAGGGGATGCTCTGGCATCCGGTATAGTGAATGAGCACGTTTTCACGGGCCCGTGGCGCAGTTGGTAGCGCACCTGCATGGCATGCAGGGGGTCAGGGGTTCGAATCCCCTCGGGTCCACAATGTGATGAGTCGCGACATGTGTCACTCAAGAGCTCGGCCGTCGGCCGGGCTCTTGTTGTTGGTTCCGCCGGTAGCTGCGGTCTGCGTTGAGCTCGGTGTGCCGCATGGCGGAGAAATCTCGGACTAACCGGCGAGTCGCGCGGCGAGGCTTGCGGACGGGCCGAAATCTCCGCCGCGCGGCACCGACGTGGGGCCCGGCCGCATTGCGACCGAGCCCCACAGATGCAGCTGCGTGCGTTACGACCGCTGGCGTCTCCGCGCCGTGGCACCGACCGCGAGCAGCAGCCCGGCGCCGAGCAGGGCGAGGCTCACGATCGCGATCGGCTGCGACTCGGATCCCGTGTGCGCAAGAGCGGGCTGCTCCGCAGCGGGCGGGATGACCTCTCCGTCGTCACCGATGACGGTCAGCGGGGGAGCGAACTGCGAGGTGAGCTGGCCCTGCACTCGCTGCTCGAGCGCGTAGCCCGCACCGAGCACAGCAGCGTCATCCCACGCGCGACCGACGATCTGCAGTGCCATCGGGTAGCCGTGTCCGTTGGCGCCCATCGGCACGACGACAGTCGGCACACCGTAGTTCGACGTCGGCACACCCGTTGCGCGATCCGAGGAGTGCTGGTTGCTGTTGCCGTCGTTGTTGTAGATGTCGGAGAGGAACCCGGCGTAGACAACGAAGTCGACGTCCGCAGCATCCATCCACTGGGCGATGCGATCCTTCGACTGCTGGCGTGCGTCGATTCGAGCCTGGATCTGCTGATCGGTCGGCGGCGGAACGACAGCACCACCGGTGTTGTCGGTTCCCCGGTTGTACGGCAGGACACGTTCGTCGGCCTTCAGTGTGCTGCTGTTCGGGAAGGGGAAGCTCTGCTGCTGGGAGATGTACAGCGCCCAACCGTTGACGCTCGGAGCGCTTCCGGCCGAGGGCGGGTTGCCCATCTCCACGAGGGTTGCCCCGGCCGACTCCAACTCCGACAGGCTCGCGAGCATGGCGCTTCCGGTGTCGTCGTCAGCGAAACCCGACACAAACGAGCTCGGGATGAAACCGACACGCTTGCCTTCGAGCGCGTCCACCTCGAGGAACTCGGTCCAGTCTTCCGGTCGGTGCGCGTCGGCCTGAGCGGTGAGAAGCTCGCCGGGGTCCGTGCCGGTGGTGGCGTTGAGGATGAACGCTAAGTCGGTCACAGTTCGGGCGATCGGGCCTGCGTAGTCCTGACCGTAGGTGAGGGGCATCACCCCGCGGGTGCTGGCCATGCCGTCGGTCCCACGGAACATCGTCATGCTCGACCCCGTCGCCGGCGCGTACAGCGAGACGCCGGTCTGGGTGCCCATGGTGCCGGCGGCGAGGCTCGCCGCGAGGGCGACCGCCGATCCACCACTCGACCCGAACGAGGTCTTCGAAGGTGCAAGTGCATTCCAGGTCTGGCCGTAGCCGCTCTCCGAGCGGCTTCCGGAGTTGGCCCACTCCGAGAGGTTCGTTTTGCCGAGGATGACGGCTCCCGCCTCGCGCAGCTTCGCGACCTGGTACGAGTCCTCCGCTGGGGTCCAGCCCTCCAGTGCCGCCGATCCACCGGTCGTGGGCATGTCGTAGGTGTCGTAGATGTCCTTGATACCCATGGGGATGCCGAGCAACTCGCCCGTTTCACCTGCGGCGCGCTTCGCGTCGGCGGCACGCGCCTGGTCGAGGGCGTCCGGTGCAACCGTGATGAACGTGTTGAACCCGAACGGTCCACCGTCGTACGCGGCGATGCGGTCGAGGTAGGCCTGCGTGATTTCCTCGGATGTCACGACGCCGAGCTCCATGTCGGCCTGCAGCTGTGCGATCGATTTGCCGACCACGTCGTACTTGATCGTTGTGGTCGTCGGCTGCGGGGCGGGAAGCGGCGGGAGTTCGACGGCGGGGGCATCCGCGCAGCCATCTTCTGGCAGGTCCCAGTTGGCGATGGTGCAGACTTCGGCGGCGCCCAGACCCGTGAGGTCCGGGGCGGACGCGATCGCCGCGAGATCGGCGCTAGCGTCTGCGACCGCTCCGGCACCGGTGCTGCCCGCGTGCACGTAGCGCAGCAACGACTGCGTTTCTCCCGGTGCGAGGGAGATCGAGTTGATGAAACCGTAGAAGTTCGCCTCGTGGCCGACCGTGACGAGGGGAGTCTCGAAGGGGTTGCGCTCCTGGTTTCCGGTGCGCACGATCGCGCCGTCGAAGGGGGCCGGGGTGCCGAGCACCGTGCCGATGGGCCGAGTGTTCGTCCCCGGTTGCGCTACGACAACCCAGGAGTCTTCTCCGCCGATAGCGGTATCGCCGTTCGTGGTGGCGGCCACGGTTCCCTGTTGCGCTCCTGATCCGTAGCCGAGCGCACCGCCGAAGGAGACCTCGACAGTGACGGGGGAGGTGGACGTGTTGGTGAAGGTGTCGAAGAAACGTGCCGCTTCGGATGCGGCACCGAGGTCGATTCGGCGGGTCACGGCGACCTCCCCCATGGGCACGGAGTTGGTGCTTGAGAACGTGCCGACGCCGTCGAAGGTCAGACCAAATCCGCGCATCATCTGGCCGTTCATGAGCGGTGGGCTTGTGCTGTCGACAACCTTGACGAAGATGTTGCCGTACCCGTCGACACGGCTGTCGTTGATGGCGCGGATGCTGCCGGTGTCGAGACCCGGCCTCGCGCTGTCGTGGATCTGCCACGCGGCGTTGGAGGTGGGGACGGTCGTCACGGCCGTGGCCGGTGTGGCGACAAACGAGGCGAGAAGAGCGAGTGACGTCGCTCCTGCCGCTAGGGCACCGATGTGCCGTCGTCTGAATCTGGAGCGGTGCGAGAGTTCGGTCATGTAACGCTTCTCCTCGAATGGCACTGGCGACTTGCGTTCGGGTCCTCGGTCGTTCGCGCGACGGATGATTTCAGATCGAAAGTACCGACGCGGTGTTTCCCCCCATTGCTCCGAGGTTTCGCTCAGGTAACACCGACGAGGGTTTTGTTGCCTTTGAGGATTATTCGGCGCGCGACGCAGTCGAGGATGGCGCGGCACTTGCGTCGACGCGTGAACAAATCCCCGCTTGCGACTTGTTTCTGCGCATGTGAGCGGTAACAATTGGCTGTGTGCCTCCCCTTCAGGGGTAGAACTTTCCGCGTTCGCCAGGCACGTTCCCCATACAAAGGAGTACGGAGAAGAATGTTGTTCAATGCACCCAATCGACGAACCCGTCGCCAAACGACGGCGTTAGTCATGTCCATGACGTTGGGGGTGGGGGTACTTGCTGCGGTAGCGCCAGCAGCCTCCGCAGCCGATGTCACCGATGGCCTGCTCCATCATTTCCAGCTGGATGAGACATCCGGCACGGTGATCGCAAACACGGGTAGCGCCGGTTCTGCGTTCAACGCCACGCTCATGAACGCCGGCAAGGCCGAGCTCACCGGCGAGGGCATCCGTTTCAACCCCGACGATTACGCCAACGCCCTCGAGGGCGGCTACGTCGATCTCCCCGACAACCTCACCTCAGGGCTCAACAACTTCACCGTCGATTACGACATCTGGATCGACCCCGCCAACGTTGGCGACCACCAGATCTGGAGCCTCGGCTACAAGACGGGTTCGTGTGACGTCGCCGGCGGCACCGCGATCTTTGCCTCGAACACGCAGCGCATCCGCACGGCGGCGGGCAACACCAACGTTCAGCAGAACCGTGTGCGTCTGGCCGAGGGTGTCTGGAAGCAGGTCACCTACACGCAGACGCTCAACCAGAACGGCACGAGCTGGACGGGCACGATGTACATCGACGGCGTCCAGCACGCTCAGGCGACCAACATCACGGTTCCGCCGTCGGTGGGCGGCGCGAACGGCTCGAACTGCAACTACCTCGCCCGCTCGCAGAACCCGGCCAACTACTCGTTCCGCGGAACCCTCTCCGACTTCCGCATCTACAACCGTGCGGTCACTCCGTCCGAGGTGACGACTCTCGCCTCCGACGCGAACGCGGCAGGGGTGACGGCGGATGCCGCGGCCATCGACCTCGGACTCACGAGCGCAATCGTCGACGACATTGTGCTCCCGCGCCTCGGCACCGAGGCCGGATCGGCGATCACGTGGTCGTCGTCCGACCCGTCAGTTGTCGAGGTTGTGGTGCCACCGGCCGTCAACAGCGCGCGCAAGGTGGCGACGCTCGGTGTCATCACGCGACCCGCTCAGGGTCAGCCGGATGCCACGGCTGTCCTCACTGCGACCCTCACGAAAGGCTCCGACGCCCAGACGGTGCGCCAGATCCCCATCACGGTGAAGGCCGAGTTCGACGAGCAGGCTTCGGTCGATCGCGACACACTCGACCTCGAGCTGTACAAAACCGACGACATCCGCGGGTTCATCGATCTGCCGGACACCGGCGAGTTCGGTTCGACGATCACATGGGAGTCGTCCAGTCCACTCGTGACGCCCACCGGCGAGGTGACTCGCCCCGCGTACGGTCAGCCGAACGTCGAAGCGACTCTCACGGCGACGATCGCCAAGGGCGCGGCATCCGAGACGAAGGAGTTCGACGTCACGATCGTCTCGCTCCCGCGCGAGGAGGAGAACGAGCGTTACTTCCTCGGTTACTTCAAGGGGGAGAACCTGCCGGACGGCGAGCAGATCATGTTCGCGACATCCAACGGCAACACGGCTCTCGATTGGACCGGTCTGACCGGGGGAACCCCGTCGCTCGTCTCGCAGCTCGGCGACCAGGGTCTGCGCGACCCGCACATCGTTCGTTCGCCCGACGGTGACACGTTCTACATGATCGCCACCGACCTCAATTGGTACGACCAGGGCGGCTACGCGATCAATGACACTCAGTACATCGAGGTGTTCGAGTCCCACGATCTCGTCAACTGGACGCCGCAGCGTCACGTCAAGGTCGCCCCGGATAATGCGGGCAACGCATTCGCGCCCGAGTCGCTGTGGGTGGAGGAGACCGGCGAGTACGCGGTGTTCTGGGCACAGTCGCTCTGGAACGACCCGATCAACCGCACCGGTCAGGGCAATGCGCAGATGTGGTACAACACGACGCGTGATTTCCAGACCTTCTCGGAGCCGAAGGTGTGGCAGGACCCCGCTCCGAACTCGCGTATCGACACGACCGCCATCAAGGTGGGCGAGTACTACTACCGGGTGACCAAAAACGAGACGAACAACTCGAACTCGGATCTGTTCTCGGAGAAGCACACCGACTTCCTCGACAGCAACATCAACAACTGGCAGCTCCTCGCTCCGTCGCTCGGCAAGACGACGTGGGTCGCGAACCAGGGTTATGAGGGTCCGGTCATCTTTGAGGCCAACCCCGGCGACACCGCGTGCC
This genomic window from Antiquaquibacter oligotrophicus contains:
- a CDS encoding cell wall-binding repeat-containing protein, translating into MSMTLGVGVLAAVAPAASAADVTDGLLHHFQLDETSGTVIANTGSAGSAFNATLMNAGKAELTGEGIRFNPDDYANALEGGYVDLPDNLTSGLNNFTVDYDIWIDPANVGDHQIWSLGYKTGSCDVAGGTAIFASNTQRIRTAAGNTNVQQNRVRLAEGVWKQVTYTQTLNQNGTSWTGTMYIDGVQHAQATNITVPPSVGGANGSNCNYLARSQNPANYSFRGTLSDFRIYNRAVTPSEVTTLASDANAAGVTADAAAIDLGLTSAIVDDIVLPRLGTEAGSAITWSSSDPSVVEVVVPPAVNSARKVATLGVITRPAQGQPDATAVLTATLTKGSDAQTVRQIPITVKAEFDEQASVDRDTLDLELYKTDDIRGFIDLPDTGEFGSTITWESSSPLVTPTGEVTRPAYGQPNVEATLTATIAKGAASETKEFDVTIVSLPREEENERYFLGYFKGENLPDGEQIMFATSNGNTALDWTGLTGGTPSLVSQLGDQGLRDPHIVRSPDGDTFYMIATDLNWYDQGGYAINDTQYIEVFESHDLVNWTPQRHVKVAPDNAGNAFAPESLWVEETGEYAVFWAQSLWNDPINRTGQGNAQMWYNTTRDFQTFSEPKVWQDPAPNSRIDTTAIKVGEYYYRVTKNETNNSNSDLFSEKHTDFLDSNINNWQLLAPSLGKTTWVANQGYEGPVIFEANPGDTACPGQFYLWGDRYTNGGGYQAACHENIEAPTWEAKAITMTNAGVQRPRHGTVIPITLREWNDIRGIPNEDVATSVEVAVDAQVLEGGVADVSATVTAADTFQTGGEVRFTVGSWSESAFIENGVATVSLPSDLAVGNYDVTAEFLGFEILEASDDSASFSVVPAPDATVDRIAGANRYEVAVNISQEAYPGTAPVVYIANGENYPDALSAGPAAAYEGGPLLLIRPDVIPQVVQDEIQRLDPSKIVVVGGTLSVTEGSFNVLSGLTDEMVRIAGANRFEVSRNVAEYAFGGAEVPLAYVATGEKFPDALSAGGAAGSQDAPVLLVRGSAQDLDADTLALLDDLGTTETRVLGGEASVTPGVFDDLDAVTTATRLGGADRYEAARTINADAFDSAERAFIATGLNFPDALAGSAWAAATSSPLYVVPGTCVTAGVLADLEGLGVSQITLLGGEASLSPAVLNLTPCV
- a CDS encoding amidase, with the translated sequence MTELSHRSRFRRRHIGALAAGATSLALLASFVATPATAVTTVPTSNAAWQIHDSARPGLDTGSIRAINDSRVDGYGNIFVKVVDSTSPPLMNGQMMRGFGLTFDGVGTFSSTNSVPMGEVAVTRRIDLGAASEAARFFDTFTNTSTSPVTVEVSFGGALGYGSGAQQGTVAATTNGDTAIGGEDSWVVVAQPGTNTRPIGTVLGTPAPFDGAIVRTGNQERNPFETPLVTVGHEANFYGFINSISLAPGETQSLLRYVHAGSTGAGAVADASADLAAIASAPDLTGLGAAEVCTIANWDLPEDGCADAPAVELPPLPAPQPTTTTIKYDVVGKSIAQLQADMELGVVTSEEITQAYLDRIAAYDGGPFGFNTFITVAPDALDQARAADAKRAAGETGELLGIPMGIKDIYDTYDMPTTGGSAALEGWTPAEDSYQVAKLREAGAVILGKTNLSEWANSGSRSESGYGQTWNALAPSKTSFGSSGGSAVALAASLAAGTMGTQTGVSLYAPATGSSMTMFRGTDGMASTRGVMPLTYGQDYAGPIARTVTDLAFILNATTGTDPGELLTAQADAHRPEDWTEFLEVDALEGKRVGFIPSSFVSGFADDDTGSAMLASLSELESAGATLVEMGNPPSAGSAPSVNGWALYISQQQSFPFPNSSTLKADERVLPYNRGTDNTGGAVVPPPTDQQIQARIDARQQSKDRIAQWMDAADVDFVVYAGFLSDIYNNDGNSNQHSSDRATGVPTSNYGVPTVVVPMGANGHGYPMALQIVGRAWDDAAVLGAGYALEQRVQGQLTSQFAPPLTVIGDDGEVIPPAAEQPALAHTGSESQPIAIVSLALLGAGLLLAVGATARRRQRS